One window of the Chryseobacterium sp. CY350 genome contains the following:
- a CDS encoding DUF6089 family protein → MNKKLLFSFLTLLGTMVSVKAQRNELGIRLGMSNLVGDIGNTNYILQQPLDLDRASEWGFPFYGGLLYRFNFNPHQTVRVDLGYNQIQFSDKAAKEEYRRNRNSYGKNNVYEASVVFEYNLFPVNNEQLSMISPYIFGGIGGIMFDAPKATLNHDFRRNADGVAQAPIDELDFVTTTEYTMGRKTVAHIPFGVGLKYKFNHGWAVFAEATFRLALTDQLDHSKVLAKDVVSNYNADILSPATGGSLLQTGDYFIVSKEREAAFIGSRNIGDLESRDWMNTFSLGLTYSFGRPPCYCD, encoded by the coding sequence ATGAATAAAAAATTATTGTTTAGCTTTCTTACCCTCTTAGGTACAATGGTAAGTGTAAAGGCACAAAGAAATGAATTGGGAATTCGTCTTGGCATGAGTAATTTAGTAGGCGATATAGGGAATACCAATTACATTTTGCAGCAACCATTGGATTTGGATAGAGCTTCAGAATGGGGATTTCCTTTTTATGGTGGTTTGTTATATAGATTTAATTTTAACCCTCATCAGACTGTACGAGTAGATTTAGGTTACAATCAGATTCAGTTTAGTGACAAGGCTGCAAAAGAAGAGTATAGAAGAAACAGAAATTCATATGGGAAAAACAATGTTTATGAAGCAAGTGTAGTTTTCGAATATAATTTGTTTCCTGTGAATAATGAGCAATTAAGTATGATAAGTCCGTACATTTTTGGAGGAATTGGAGGGATAATGTTTGATGCACCCAAGGCAACTTTGAATCACGACTTCAGACGAAATGCAGACGGAGTAGCACAGGCTCCTATTGATGAATTAGATTTTGTGACGACTACAGAATATACAATGGGTAGGAAAACCGTAGCGCATATCCCTTTTGGAGTTGGATTAAAATATAAATTTAATCACGGTTGGGCAGTCTTTGCAGAAGCTACATTCAGACTTGCATTGACAGATCAGCTTGATCATAGCAAAGTACTTGCTAAAGATGTTGTTTCAAATTATAATGCAGATATTTTAAGTCCTGCTACCGGAGGATCGCTATTGCAGACTGGCGATTACTTTATTGTATCAAAAGAAAGAGAAGCTGCCTTTATAGGAAGTAGAAATATAGGTGATCTGGAGTCAAGAGATTGGATGAATACCTTTAGTTTAGGATTGACCTATTCTTTCGGAAGACCACCATGTTATTGTGATTAA
- the bamA gene encoding outer membrane protein assembly factor BamA: MKFRLLPIIMFAASAHFYGQVTPQDSTAVNTTSVLAENQTGTYTLKDIVVDGVKKYTPAQILRFTGLTKGEEVDIPGQKISGAIKKLWDTQSFSEVEVYIQSIEGKTVVLKFYLEDLKDLGEVKFTGKGIGKSKNEKLAKDNNLKPGTKITQNLISSLKTNIPKDYVKKGFADAKISIEDKVNAGDPNLVDWTINIDKGRRVKISHIEFEGNQSVTDAKLRKKAFKETKQKRFGIGGILKSSKFIEEKYQEDKQSLISYYNSLGYRDAQIVSDSVWRNKKNNYEINVKLSEGKQYYIGDITFTGNTVYSTEYLQRILGYKKGDIYDAVGFNKKVGEDGGKEDDSDIKSNYMNNGYLFSNVTPVEKSVDGDRINLEIRINEGEQATWNRVTWEGNTTTHDHVILRALRTKPGELFKKTEIKRTYFDLAGMTFFDPQQIGQDIQPNQQDNTVDINWKLVEKGSSQVQLQAGYGGNSFIGTLGLTFNNFSLRNFLKFKDFRPVPQGDGQTLSITAQAGQYFQNYGISFVEPWLFGTKPTALSVSLNNSRVNYSQVSGPDQRLNIFSATVGLNRYLRWPDDYFSLYTGIQFQKYNFSNYPFEFGDTTELYGNANNLSLNVGLSRNSAGIDPIFPTTGSNIELSGKFTPPYSLFSNKDYSTLAPTEKYKWMEFYKIKFKADVYNEVVGKLVLRSSAEMGFMDGYNKELGAPPFERFYVGGTGLFGGRFDGRELIPLRGYENASTYGGTVDDITQKGGGTIYNRFTLELRYPISMNQTAKIYALTFAEGGNVWNSWSKYNPFQLKRSVGVGVRVYMGAFGLIGFDFAYGFDKTVLGTEPSGTKTHFLMNQSL, encoded by the coding sequence ATGAAGTTTAGACTATTACCCATCATTATGTTTGCTGCTTCTGCACATTTTTATGGACAGGTGACGCCACAAGACAGCACAGCGGTTAATACCACCTCTGTTCTTGCGGAAAATCAAACAGGAACTTACACTCTGAAAGACATTGTTGTTGATGGGGTAAAAAAATATACACCGGCTCAGATTTTAAGATTTACGGGTCTTACAAAAGGAGAGGAGGTAGATATTCCGGGACAGAAAATCAGTGGTGCCATCAAAAAACTTTGGGACACACAATCTTTCTCTGAAGTAGAAGTATACATTCAAAGTATTGAAGGTAAAACAGTAGTTTTAAAATTTTATCTTGAAGATTTAAAGGATCTTGGTGAAGTAAAATTCACAGGAAAAGGGATAGGTAAATCTAAAAATGAAAAATTAGCTAAAGACAATAACCTGAAACCAGGGACGAAGATCACTCAGAACCTTATCTCGAGCCTTAAAACAAATATCCCGAAGGATTATGTGAAAAAAGGCTTTGCTGATGCTAAAATCAGTATTGAAGATAAAGTAAATGCAGGCGATCCTAATTTGGTTGACTGGACGATCAATATCGACAAAGGCAGAAGAGTAAAGATCAGCCATATCGAGTTTGAAGGCAACCAAAGCGTTACCGATGCTAAATTAAGAAAAAAGGCTTTCAAAGAAACCAAGCAGAAGAGATTCGGAATTGGTGGTATTTTGAAGTCATCTAAATTTATTGAAGAAAAATATCAGGAAGATAAGCAAAGCCTTATCAGCTATTATAACTCTTTAGGATACAGAGACGCACAAATCGTTTCTGATTCCGTTTGGAGAAATAAGAAAAATAATTACGAAATCAACGTAAAACTGAGTGAAGGGAAACAATATTACATTGGTGATATTACTTTTACCGGAAATACAGTTTACTCTACAGAATATCTTCAGAGAATCTTAGGATACAAAAAAGGAGATATCTACGATGCAGTAGGATTTAACAAAAAAGTTGGTGAAGACGGCGGTAAGGAAGACGATTCTGATATCAAGTCGAACTATATGAATAACGGTTACCTTTTCTCAAATGTGACACCTGTCGAAAAATCTGTTGACGGAGATAGAATTAATCTTGAGATTAGAATCAATGAAGGTGAGCAGGCTACATGGAATAGAGTAACTTGGGAAGGAAACACTACGACTCATGACCACGTTATTTTAAGAGCTTTGAGAACAAAGCCGGGAGAATTGTTTAAAAAGACAGAAATTAAAAGAACTTATTTTGATTTAGCAGGAATGACTTTCTTTGATCCGCAGCAGATCGGTCAGGATATTCAGCCAAATCAACAAGATAATACAGTAGATATTAACTGGAAATTGGTGGAAAAAGGATCTTCTCAGGTTCAGTTGCAGGCAGGTTACGGTGGTAACAGCTTTATCGGGACTTTAGGATTGACATTTAATAACTTCTCTCTTAGGAACTTCCTTAAATTCAAAGATTTCAGACCGGTTCCTCAAGGTGACGGCCAGACATTATCAATCACTGCACAGGCAGGTCAGTATTTCCAAAATTATGGTATTTCATTTGTTGAGCCATGGTTGTTTGGGACAAAACCAACTGCACTTTCTGTAAGTTTAAATAACTCAAGAGTAAATTATAGTCAGGTAAGCGGTCCGGATCAGAGACTAAATATTTTCTCTGCAACGGTTGGTTTAAACAGATATTTGAGATGGCCTGATGATTATTTCTCATTGTACACAGGGATTCAGTTCCAAAAGTATAACTTCAGTAATTATCCTTTTGAATTTGGAGATACTACAGAATTATACGGAAATGCAAATAACTTAAGTTTAAATGTAGGTTTAAGCCGAAACTCTGCAGGTATTGACCCAATCTTCCCTACAACGGGTTCAAATATTGAATTATCTGGGAAATTTACACCACCATATTCATTGTTTAGTAATAAAGATTACTCTACATTGGCTCCTACTGAAAAATATAAGTGGATGGAATTTTACAAAATCAAATTCAAAGCTGACGTTTATAACGAAGTTGTAGGTAAATTGGTTTTGAGATCTTCTGCTGAAATGGGATTCATGGATGGTTACAATAAAGAACTTGGTGCGCCGCCTTTTGAAAGATTCTACGTCGGTGGTACAGGACTTTTCGGTGGTAGATTTGATGGTAGAGAATTAATTCCTTTAAGAGGTTATGAAAATGCATCTACTTACGGAGGTACTGTTGATGATATTACTCAAAAAGGTGGAGGTACTATTTATAACAGATTTACGTTAGAATTAAGATATCCGATTTCAATGAACCAAACCGCCAAAATTTACGCTCTTACTTTTGCAGAAGGAGGTAACGTTTGGAACTCTTGGAGCAAGTACAACCCTTTCCAGTTGAAAAGATCAGTTGGTGTTGGGGTAAGAGTTTATATGGGAGCATTTGGTTTGATTGGATTTGATTTCGCTTACGGATTTGACAAAACTGTTCTAGGAACAGAGCCGTCTGGAACGAAAACGCACTTCCTAATGAACCAATCTTTATAA
- a CDS encoding OmpH family outer membrane protein: MKNFKIFFTSLALLLFSFGNAQKIGVVDTNYILDMMPQYKEAEARLNSQIDTWEQELQGMQAEFDKKRAAFENEKVLLVGDQLKLREKEVMDLDKNIKTTTSLRFGKTGEISQLRANLVEPFQDQIWTAIKTMSEKNGLGIVFDKSNDVNVIFLQKRYDYTDKVLSILLKGTEEKEKKTNKK; encoded by the coding sequence ATGAAGAATTTTAAAATATTTTTTACATCTTTAGCACTTTTGCTTTTCAGCTTTGGAAACGCACAAAAAATTGGCGTTGTTGATACCAATTATATTTTGGATATGATGCCACAGTATAAAGAAGCCGAAGCGAGATTAAATTCGCAGATTGATACATGGGAGCAGGAGCTTCAGGGAATGCAGGCAGAATTTGATAAAAAAAGAGCAGCTTTCGAAAACGAAAAAGTTCTTTTAGTTGGAGATCAGCTGAAGCTTAGAGAAAAAGAAGTGATGGATTTAGATAAAAATATTAAAACCACTACAAGTTTAAGATTCGGGAAAACAGGAGAAATAAGTCAGCTCAGAGCAAATTTAGTTGAGCCATTCCAGGATCAGATCTGGACAGCCATAAAGACTATGTCTGAGAAAAACGGATTGGGTATCGTATTTGATAAAAGCAATGACGTTAATGTGATTTTTCTTCAGAAAAGATATGACTATACAGACAAAGTACTATCCATATTGCTCAAAGGAACCGAAGAAAAAGAAAAGAAAACTAATAAAAAATAG
- the uppS gene encoding polyprenyl diphosphate synthase, with protein MSLIKEKISSENLPQHVAIIMDGNGRWAKSRGEERTFGHKNAIDAVRNAINACNEVNIPYLTLYTFSSENWKRPTDEVNTLMSLLTETLLLEAEEIFSKGLRMHVIGNLDKLPILVKEQLLKVVELTKENTKGNLVLAISYGSQNEILNAVKNISTDVKEGTLDVENIDEKLFENYLYTKDFPPVDLLIRTSGEIRISNFLLWQIAYAELQFLNVLWPDFTKDIFFQCIVDYQNKERRYGLTGEQIQIQ; from the coding sequence ATGTCATTGATTAAAGAAAAAATAAGTTCCGAGAATTTACCGCAACATGTAGCCATCATTATGGATGGCAATGGAAGATGGGCAAAATCTCGCGGTGAAGAAAGAACGTTTGGTCATAAGAATGCAATTGATGCCGTAAGAAATGCTATCAATGCTTGTAATGAAGTTAATATTCCGTATCTCACTCTGTATACCTTTTCCTCAGAAAACTGGAAACGACCTACCGACGAAGTGAACACATTAATGAGTTTACTCACCGAAACTTTGCTTTTGGAGGCAGAAGAAATCTTCAGTAAAGGTTTAAGAATGCATGTGATTGGTAATTTGGATAAATTACCAATATTAGTAAAAGAGCAACTTCTTAAAGTTGTAGAACTTACAAAAGAAAACACAAAAGGAAATTTGGTTCTGGCTATCAGTTACGGTTCGCAGAACGAAATCCTTAATGCAGTTAAAAACATCAGTACCGACGTGAAAGAAGGTACACTTGATGTAGAAAATATTGATGAAAAATTATTTGAGAATTATCTCTATACAAAAGATTTTCCACCTGTAGATTTGTTGATTAGAACCAGTGGCGAAATTAGAATAAGCAATTTTCTGCTTTGGCAGATCGCTTATGCAGAACTTCAGTTTCTGAATGTTTTGTGGCCAGATTTCACAAAAGATATTTTTTTCCAGTGTATTGTAGATTATCAAAACAAGGAAAGAAGATATGGCCTTACAGGCGAACAGATACAAATCCAGTAA
- a CDS encoding OmpH family outer membrane protein, translated as MKKLSVLFAAAMMVVSVGMAKAQKIATLDVAGILNAMPEKKKADTEITTFVNAKQAEMKKKAEAAQTKYALYTKEAPTKTEAENKARGEEMQKLQEEMAQMEEKMRKDATAKQDLLFEPIEKKLMDVVTKVAKANGYDYIMDANSTGLVYKAGPDATPAVKKELGL; from the coding sequence ATGAAAAAATTAAGTGTATTATTTGCAGCAGCGATGATGGTTGTGTCTGTAGGTATGGCAAAAGCTCAGAAAATTGCTACTTTGGATGTCGCAGGTATTCTTAATGCAATGCCAGAAAAGAAAAAAGCTGATACAGAAATTACAACGTTTGTAAACGCAAAGCAAGCTGAAATGAAGAAAAAAGCTGAAGCTGCACAAACAAAGTATGCTCTTTATACTAAAGAAGCTCCTACAAAAACAGAAGCTGAAAACAAAGCTAGAGGAGAAGAAATGCAGAAACTTCAGGAAGAGATGGCGCAGATGGAAGAGAAAATGAGAAAAGATGCAACTGCAAAGCAAGATCTTCTTTTCGAACCTATCGAGAAAAAATTGATGGATGTTGTAACTAAAGTTGCTAAAGCAAACGGTTATGATTATATCATGGATGCTAACTCTACAGGTCTTGTTTATAAAGCAGGTCCAGATGCGACTCCAGCTGTTAAAAAAGAATTAGGTCTTTAA
- a CDS encoding acyl-CoA thioesterase — translation MEKEVSTTVKVRFSDCDPIGHLNNVKYLDYMFNAREDHVEEFYGFTYEEYTKKTGCTWIAIQNEIAYLKEVRYNTQVVISSKTIEIQDRTAKVEILMKSLDEKTVHAVLWVTVIYFNIKTRKSEVHPQDIKDTFHKFFVNLEQKDFQPRVKFLRSQNAKNS, via the coding sequence ATGGAAAAAGAAGTTTCAACCACGGTAAAAGTCAGATTCAGCGATTGCGATCCGATCGGACATTTAAATAATGTTAAATATCTCGACTACATGTTCAATGCAAGAGAAGATCATGTGGAAGAATTTTATGGTTTTACCTATGAAGAATATACCAAAAAAACTGGCTGCACCTGGATTGCTATTCAGAATGAAATTGCATATCTGAAAGAAGTGAGATACAATACTCAGGTTGTCATCAGCAGCAAAACGATTGAGATTCAGGACAGAACTGCAAAAGTTGAAATTCTGATGAAAAGTCTTGACGAAAAAACCGTTCATGCAGTATTATGGGTGACGGTTATTTATTTTAATATTAAGACAAGAAAATCCGAGGTTCACCCCCAAGATATAAAAGATACGTTTCACAAATTCTTTGTAAATTTGGAACAGAAGGATTTTCAACCAAGAGTTAAATTTTTAAGATCGCAAAACGCGAAAAATTCATAG
- the rfbD gene encoding dTDP-4-dehydrorhamnose reductase — translation MKKIAVVGSNGQLGNCIKKLAPSFELDYEFIFTDSKTLDITNEDQIKEFFSEHKPDYCINASAYTAVDLAEQEKEKAFAVNAYGVENLASACCENKTIFVHVSTDYVFDGETNLDYSEDDFTNPIGVYGESKRAGEELALEANPQTIILRTSWLYSEFNKNFVKTMLSLFSQKEEMGIVGDQFGQPTNANDLAEAIMEIIENPKKTFGIFHFSNYPETTWFEFAKKIAEFSGSSVKLNSLTTEQYPTPAKRPKRSTMCLDKIEEVYKIDTKHWENSLEECVNILSK, via the coding sequence ATGAAAAAGATAGCAGTAGTAGGAAGCAATGGCCAGTTAGGAAATTGCATAAAAAAATTGGCGCCCAGTTTTGAATTGGATTATGAATTTATCTTTACAGATTCAAAAACTCTAGATATTACCAATGAAGATCAAATTAAAGAATTTTTCTCTGAACATAAACCAGATTACTGCATCAATGCATCTGCGTACACCGCAGTAGATTTAGCCGAGCAGGAAAAAGAAAAAGCATTTGCTGTAAATGCTTATGGTGTAGAAAATCTTGCATCAGCATGTTGTGAGAACAAAACTATTTTTGTTCACGTATCCACAGATTATGTTTTTGACGGCGAAACTAACTTAGATTATTCCGAAGACGATTTCACAAACCCGATTGGTGTTTATGGTGAGTCAAAAAGAGCAGGAGAAGAGCTGGCTTTGGAAGCCAATCCTCAAACGATTATTCTTAGAACATCATGGTTGTATTCAGAATTCAATAAAAATTTTGTAAAAACAATGTTGTCTTTGTTTTCTCAAAAGGAAGAAATGGGAATTGTTGGTGATCAATTTGGTCAACCCACCAATGCAAATGATCTTGCAGAAGCAATTATGGAAATCATTGAAAACCCCAAAAAGACGTTCGGAATTTTTCACTTCTCAAATTATCCTGAAACTACCTGGTTTGAATTTGCTAAAAAGATCGCTGAATTTTCAGGATCTTCTGTTAAATTAAATTCATTGACTACCGAACAATATCCTACACCGGCAAAAAGGCCAAAGAGAAGTACCATGTGTTTAGATAAAATTGAAGAAGTTTATAAAATCGATACTAAACATTGGGAAAACAGTCTTGAAGAATGTGTTAATATACTTTCTAAATAA